AGAAAACCGGTCTGCCAAAGGACTGCCTAGTCGATTTGCCCCTTAGGCGCAGCTCAAGGGGAAGGTAGGCCAATCGATTGCAGGATATCGCCTGGAAATAGCTCAATCGGGCCTCTAATGTCCTGATGGAGTTAAATCCGGTTGTCCTAAAGATAAAGCTACCGAGTGGGTCTTCCTGCTCGCCGATGAGCACACTAAGCCGGGCAAAAGGCTTACAACGCCCTCCTGCGGCCAACTCACAGCCATCCGGTGATGGGCAGGGCAACTCAACTAGCCCCTCTTTGGTCCGTCGACGACAGGTCTCCCCATCCCCCATGCAAAGGGGGCGACCCTGGTCTCGATCGAACAGGGCGTATGAGGCACGCAGGTTGAGATTCGGCTCACTGAAGAGCATGCGCACCGGCAAACGGCGCAGCTTCGCCTCGCCCTGCTGCTCGCGCAGCTGAGTATCGAGTGGGTGGATTATCCAGTCCCCGGCAGACTGGATCTGGGAGGTGATGGTGAACTGATCATCCATCTGCGGCAATCGCTTACCATCGCGCTCGACTACCCGACCGATGGTGATCCGCCCGAGTACCGGTGGAGTTATAGCTAAGCCTTTGATCATCTTGGATCTCCTCTAAACGAAAAAACCCGCCTTAGCACGTACCCCGTAATCAGGGGGTACGTGCTAGACGGGTCTGATGGTGGTAATTTAAGTTGAACTAATCGCGGATCGTGAACCGCCTCGAGCCCGGCACCTGCTGTTTGTAGCGTGCTACCAGCTCAGGATAGTCGGCCTCAAGAGCCTTGGTATCGACTCTATTGCTCGGGGCGGATTGCTTCCAGGTCACGGTACCGGTGGGAAAGATAGCCTTCTCCGCCTCGCCCATTGCCGCCTGGATGCTCTGCTTTAGCACATCCTCACGGCGCCGACGTTCAGCTATCTCTTCACGCACTCGCTGCAACTGAGCAAAGCTGCGGCCAAGCTCAGCATCCTCCTGAAAGTCAACAACTGTCCCTGTATGGCTCTCCTGGTAAAGCTCGCGTAGGGCTTGAGCCGAACTTTCGGAACCATCGGGCCGTGGCGGAGTATCCGCCTCGACACAGGACCAGAAGGCTTGCTCCAGGGCGATCAACCGCTCTATCACATCCTCATCGCGCTCGATGCGGTGTATTTCCAAGTTCTGACCACCGATAAGAACAGCAACGTCAGCCGCCCTTTGCCCAGTCACCGCTAACTGGTGCTGAACCTGCAGCTGCACGTGTTGCGGTACTCCATTGCGCCAACGCCTCGCCTCCATTACACCCGTGGTCTTGATCTCCAAGATTTGGATATCAGGATCACCGACCACCTCACGGTCTAAGTTACATAGCATCCAAGGATGCTCGGGGTGCTGGAGGATGGCGTTGACGCGCCGCACCTTACGCCCGGTGACCTGGGCGTAAGCATCGGCTACGGTCGGCTCAAGGAGCTGCCCCCACCAGGCAGGATTTTGCGGATCGACTGACTCTGCCGATTGCTCGACCTGCCGTCCGCTCTTATCAAGCCAAACCTCCAGTGGCGAGGAGTACGGATGCATGCCAATTACAGCCGCTGCCTCAGATGCCCCAATTCCACCACGACGGATCGACAACCACGTCGCACGATCTAGATCCCTTGTCTCGACCAGACGATGCGCCTGACCCCAGTGCTCCGGAGCACGGCTACGCTGGCCACGGCTTTCAAGACACACAACGCCTTCAGTGGCTACCGTCATGGCGCACCTCCTCCCCACCGGCGCTAGAGCGAATCGGCAGCGTGAATCGATATCCACAGGCCATGCAGATGTGTGTATCGAGGACCGGACCGTCGAGTTGAGCGCCGATTCTCGCCCCACTGAGCCCACCTGCTACACCACCTAACAGACCTCCAATCAAAGCTCCCGAAGCAGTGCCCGTCGGGCCACCTGCCGCAGCCGCTGTAGCTCCCATCCTGCTGCCATGTATAGCACCAGTTATGCCGGAAGCTAATCCGGCACTTGCACCTGTGACTGCTCCTACAGTCTGACCGAGACGACGTTCTTCGACGTCTCTCGACCAGCATTTTGGACACGAATACATACGTCACCTCCACTTTGCTTTAGAAACCGCAAACCCCTCTGGCTTGCACGGAGATGATGTATATTTTAAATTTTGATGAGTCCAAGGTTTGAGTTAGGTCGACGTGAGTTAGGTTTTTGTCTTGCTAGGGTTACCCGGATGATTTAATTAGGCTGCACTTGAGTTACGTTATTATATAGACTTTTCTTATAATTTCATCAACCTAAACATAACCTTAGGCTATTCATGGCGAGTGTTTAAAAGAGATTCTAATTTAGGTAAATGTTAAGATCT
This Halorhodospira halochloris DNA region includes the following protein-coding sequences:
- a CDS encoding hydrolase or metal-binding protein, giving the protein MIKGLAITPPVLGRITIGRVVERDGKRLPQMDDQFTITSQIQSAGDWIIHPLDTQLREQQGEAKLRRLPVRMLFSEPNLNLRASYALFDRDQGRPLCMGDGETCRRRTKEGLVELPCPSPDGCELAAGGRCKPFARLSVLIGEQEDPLGSFIFRTTGFNSIRTLEARLSYFQAISCNRLAYLPLELRLRGKSTRQSFGRPVFYVDLTLREGWTLEETLAEADRLQQEREAMGFDQKALDRAAKQCLANGAFEESPEEGSAIAEEFYSAQSSATQPQESNSLSEQLSKIPQPQPASLNEQNRPASAKQGGNGSQPPSS
- a CDS encoding YqaJ viral recombinase family protein, which encodes MTVATEGVVCLESRGQRSRAPEHWGQAHRLVETRDLDRATWLSIRRGGIGASEAAAVIGMHPYSSPLEVWLDKSGRQVEQSAESVDPQNPAWWGQLLEPTVADAYAQVTGRKVRRVNAILQHPEHPWMLCNLDREVVGDPDIQILEIKTTGVMEARRWRNGVPQHVQLQVQHQLAVTGQRAADVAVLIGGQNLEIHRIERDEDVIERLIALEQAFWSCVEADTPPRPDGSESSAQALRELYQESHTGTVVDFQEDAELGRSFAQLQRVREEIAERRRREDVLKQSIQAAMGEAEKAIFPTGTVTWKQSAPSNRVDTKALEADYPELVARYKQQVPGSRRFTIRD